The Glycine max cultivar Williams 82 chromosome 12, Glycine_max_v4.0, whole genome shotgun sequence genome window below encodes:
- the LOC100782967 gene encoding rac-like GTP-binding protein RAC2 — MSTTRFIKCVTVGDGAVGKTCMLISYTSNTFPTDYVPTVFDNFSANVVVDGSTVNLGLWDTAGQEDYNRLRPLSYRGADVFLLAFSLISKASYENISKKWIPELRHYAPTVPIVLVGTKLDLREDRQYLIDHPGTTAIATAQGEELKKAIGAAVYIECSSKTQQNVKAVFDAAIKVVLQPPKSKKKGKKKNTPCVFL; from the exons ATGAGCACAACACGGTTTATTAAGTGTGTCACAGTTGGTGATGGGGCTGTGGGAAAGACTTGCATGCTTATCTCTTACACTAGCAACACTTTCCCCACG gattaTGTTCCTACAGTTTTCGACAATTTCAGTGCAAATGTTGTGGTTGATGGCAGCACAGTTAACCTGGGATTGTGGGACACTGCTG GACAGGAAGATTACAACAGGCTTAGGCCATTGAGTTACAGAGGAGCAGATGTGTTCTTGCTGGCCTTTTCCCTCATCAGCAAAGCCAGCTAtgaaaatatatctaaaaaG TGGATTCCTGAATTGAGACATTATGCCCCAACTGTGCCTATTGTACTGGTTGGAACTAAACTTG ATTTGAGGGAAGACAGGCAATATTTGATTGATCATCCTGGAACCACAGCTATAGCTACTGCCCAG GGAGAAGAACTGAAGAAGGCAATTGGTGCTGCTGTGTACATAGAGTGCAGCTCAAAGACTCAGCAG AATGTGAAGGCCGTGTTTGATGCTGCAATCAAGGTTGTTTTGCAACCACCTAAGTccaagaaaaaaggaaagaagaagaacacgccttgtgttttcctctga
- the LOC100809173 gene encoding LOB domain-containing protein 2 yields MHPACAACKHQRKKCSENCILEPYFPSNRSREFYAVHKVFGVSNITKLVKNAKEEDRRKVVDSLIWEACCRQRDPIQGPYGEYTKVYNEYKKVLDEIKRFRSQNQLLQIPSLGFKSVQDLIACNGTKGEHKASVNNASNYLHGKKNGIIDTNIYNTYCSNYLLEFQNIRPEVVIPFQQHSQPYYITGINL; encoded by the coding sequence ATGCATCCGGCATGTGCAGCATGCAAGCATCAAAGGAAgaaatgcagtgaaaactgtataTTGGAACCTTACTTTCCATCGAATAGAAGTCGTGAGTTCTATGCTGTGCACAAGGTTTTTGGTGTTAGCAACATAACCAAGTTGGTAAAGAATGCTAAAGAGGAAGATAGAAGAAAAGTTGTGGACTCATTGATATGGGAAGCATGTTGTAGGCAAAGGGACCCTATACAAGGTCCTTATGGAGAGTACACAAAAGTTTACAATGAGTATAAGAAAGTGTTGGATGAAATTAAGAGATTCAGAAGCCAAAACCAACTTTTGCAAATTCCCTCTCTAGGGTTTAAGTCTGTACAAGATTTGATTGCTTGCAATGGAACCAAAGGGGAACACAAAGCGTCAGTTAATAATGCATCAAATTATCTTCATGGGAAAAAGAATGGTATTATTgatactaatatttataatacttaTTGTTCGAATTATTTGCTAGAGTTTCAGAATATAAGGCCAGAAGTTGTCATACCGTTTCAGCAACACTCTCAACCATACTACATTACAGGTATCaatctttga